A region from the uncultured Macellibacteroides sp. genome encodes:
- a CDS encoding efflux RND transporter periplasmic adaptor subunit translates to MNEHKKFTINNMMLAFITVIVVIGLVALAGFFLLTPPEEVVMGQAEATEIRISGKVPGRIASYRFHEGDKVKQGDTLVFLDTPDVQAKFQQAEAAMNAAQAQNQKAIKGARVEQITGAYEMWQKANAGLEIARKSYDRVQNLFNKGVVSAQKRDEAEANYKAMLATEKAAKSQYDMAKNGAEKEDKASAAALVDRAQGAVAEVESYLREAALVSPIDGEVSEQFPEVGELVGTGAPIMNIADLSDMWVTFSIREDLLKDIKMGSEIKAFIPALNNKEVILKVTYMKDMGSYAAWKATKTNGQYDSKTFEVRAKPNAPVQDLRPGMSVIMKKK, encoded by the coding sequence TTGTCGTGATTGGTTTAGTGGCTCTTGCCGGATTCTTTCTTCTAACGCCTCCCGAGGAGGTGGTGATGGGACAGGCTGAAGCTACCGAAATTCGTATTTCTGGTAAAGTTCCCGGCAGAATTGCTTCCTACAGATTTCATGAAGGAGATAAAGTAAAGCAGGGCGATACGCTTGTGTTTTTGGATACGCCGGATGTTCAGGCTAAATTTCAGCAGGCAGAAGCTGCTATGAATGCTGCACAGGCGCAGAATCAGAAGGCGATCAAAGGAGCCCGGGTGGAGCAAATTACCGGAGCGTACGAGATGTGGCAAAAGGCCAACGCGGGACTAGAGATTGCACGGAAGTCGTACGACAGGGTTCAGAATCTTTTTAATAAGGGGGTGGTTTCCGCTCAGAAGCGCGACGAGGCCGAAGCTAATTACAAGGCTATGCTTGCTACCGAGAAAGCAGCAAAATCTCAATATGATATGGCTAAGAACGGTGCGGAAAAGGAAGATAAAGCGTCTGCGGCTGCTTTGGTGGACAGGGCCCAGGGGGCTGTTGCCGAAGTGGAATCTTACTTGCGTGAAGCGGCGTTGGTTTCGCCTATCGACGGCGAAGTATCCGAACAATTTCCCGAAGTGGGCGAGCTGGTTGGTACCGGCGCACCTATTATGAATATTGCGGATTTGTCTGATATGTGGGTTACTTTCAGTATCCGCGAGGATTTGCTAAAGGATATCAAAATGGGTTCGGAGATCAAAGCCTTTATTCCGGCACTTAATAATAAAGAGGTGATTCTTAAAGTAACCTATATGAAAGATATGGGATCGTATGCTGCCTGGAAGGCAACCAAAACAAACGGTCAGTACGATTCCAAAACCTTCGAGGTTCGTGCCAAACCCAACGCACCTGTTCAGGATTTACGTCCGGGTATGTCGGTGATAATGAAAAAGAAATAA
- a CDS encoding ABC transporter permease, which yields MTQLKTNIHCIRMVALREIHRLVAKPLYIFCMLIAPLFCMVFFVSLMKEGLPTNLPIAVVDLDNSSTTRSLIRQLNAFEQTEVAMQTMSFTEARQAMQRGEVYGIFYISENFSAEASTGKQPKLSFYTNGSYLIAGSLLFKDMKTISVLAGGAVGLKTGTAKGLTESQIKGQLQPIVINTHSIGNPWLNYSVYLNNILIPGVLQLMIFLVTVFSIGSEIKFGTSPEWLKTGNNSLLVSLAGKLLPHTVIFSIVGFLSCSILYGFNAFPLQSGWMPMLTDMFLLVLASQAVGIFMIGVLPTLRLGLSFASLFGMITFSIVGLSFPVADMHPTLQALANLFPLRHYFLIYVDQALNGRDLIYCFGHYLALMAFLILPFLIGRNLKHALLYFRYIP from the coding sequence ATGACGCAACTGAAGACTAACATACATTGTATCCGGATGGTGGCTTTGCGCGAAATACATCGCCTGGTTGCCAAGCCTTTGTATATTTTCTGTATGTTGATTGCTCCTTTGTTTTGCATGGTGTTTTTTGTCTCGCTTATGAAAGAGGGATTGCCAACGAACCTGCCCATCGCGGTAGTGGACCTGGACAATTCGTCGACCACCCGAAGTCTGATCCGTCAGCTTAACGCTTTCGAGCAGACAGAAGTTGCTATGCAAACCATGTCGTTTACAGAGGCAAGACAGGCTATGCAGCGCGGAGAAGTATATGGTATCTTTTATATTTCCGAAAACTTTTCTGCCGAAGCCTCTACGGGTAAGCAACCCAAATTGTCTTTTTATACCAATGGTTCGTACCTTATTGCCGGATCGTTGCTTTTTAAGGATATGAAAACAATTTCGGTACTGGCAGGAGGTGCTGTGGGTTTGAAAACCGGAACAGCCAAAGGTCTTACCGAGTCGCAGATAAAGGGGCAGTTGCAACCCATTGTGATAAACACCCATTCCATCGGTAATCCCTGGTTAAACTATTCGGTTTACCTGAATAATATATTGATTCCCGGCGTGTTGCAGCTGATGATCTTTCTGGTTACCGTGTTCAGTATCGGATCGGAAATTAAATTCGGAACTTCGCCGGAATGGTTGAAGACAGGAAACAATTCCTTGCTTGTCTCTCTGGCGGGCAAATTGTTGCCTCATACGGTCATATTTTCCATTGTCGGCTTTTTGAGCTGTTCCATCCTTTACGGATTCAATGCGTTTCCTTTGCAAAGTGGCTGGATGCCTATGCTGACTGATATGTTTTTGCTGGTATTGGCTTCGCAGGCTGTGGGAATATTTATGATTGGGGTGTTGCCTACATTACGACTCGGACTAAGTTTTGCCAGTCTTTTCGGAATGATTACCTTTTCGATTGTAGGGTTGTCGTTTCCCGTTGCCGATATGCATCCAACCTTGCAGGCGTTGGCCAATTTGTTCCCATTGAGGCATTACTTCCTTATTTATGTGGATCAGGCGCTGAACGGTCGTGATTTGATTTATTGTTTTGGGCATTATCTGGCGTTGATGGCTTTTCTTATTTTGCCATTTCTGATTGGTAGAAATCTAAAGCATGCGCTGCTCTATTTTAGGTATATTCCGTAA
- a CDS encoding ABC transporter permease: protein MKRENRLQDMVTEGIKDTFLIWKGELKNVFADTGVMIFFFLVPFIYPLLYAFIYNNEVVREAKMVVVDQSNSSLSRKFIRMVDATADVKVVAACADMDEAKRMLDKKEAYGILLLPTQFSKDLHAGRQTNISLYSDMSSLLFYKAFLLSATEVSFQLGNEVRMHNHPVSTEKMESITVNPIPYESVTLFNTQNGFASFLVPAILILVIQQTLILGIGMLGGTAREKNRFHTLVPISKHFNGTLRIVFGKSLSYLVLYILVCGWALVVVPELFTLPQLASPVTLTLFILPFLFACIFFSMTLSGFMVSRESPMMIFVFTSVFLLFISGISWPMHSIPSFWKATGYLFPSTPGIQGFVRINTMGATLNEVSAEYKLLWIQAGVYFLTACLVYRYQIIRSRKLVHLQYSNMKSKQETKE from the coding sequence ATGAAACGAGAAAATCGGTTACAAGATATGGTTACTGAGGGAATTAAAGATACTTTTCTGATATGGAAAGGCGAGCTTAAGAATGTCTTTGCAGATACGGGAGTGATGATCTTTTTCTTTTTGGTCCCTTTTATTTATCCGCTGTTGTATGCGTTTATTTACAACAACGAGGTTGTGCGCGAAGCTAAAATGGTGGTGGTTGATCAATCCAATTCGTCGCTGAGTCGTAAATTTATCCGTATGGTTGATGCTACTGCCGATGTAAAGGTTGTGGCTGCTTGTGCCGATATGGATGAAGCTAAGCGCATGCTGGACAAGAAGGAGGCGTACGGAATTTTGTTGTTACCAACTCAATTCAGCAAGGATTTGCATGCAGGACGGCAGACTAATATATCGCTGTATAGTGATATGAGCAGTTTGTTGTTCTATAAGGCCTTTCTGCTTTCGGCTACCGAAGTGTCATTCCAACTGGGCAACGAGGTCCGTATGCATAACCATCCCGTATCTACGGAAAAGATGGAAAGCATTACGGTTAATCCCATTCCTTACGAATCGGTAACACTGTTTAATACGCAGAATGGTTTTGCGAGTTTTCTGGTTCCGGCCATTCTGATTCTTGTTATACAGCAAACGCTTATATTGGGTATCGGTATGTTGGGAGGAACGGCCCGGGAGAAGAACCGCTTCCATACGTTGGTCCCTATTAGCAAACATTTTAACGGAACACTGCGCATTGTTTTTGGCAAATCGCTGTCGTATCTGGTCTTGTATATCCTTGTTTGCGGATGGGCGCTTGTGGTTGTGCCGGAGCTGTTTACTTTGCCTCAGCTGGCTTCGCCTGTAACACTCACCTTGTTTATCCTGCCTTTTCTGTTTGCCTGTATCTTCTTTTCGATGACGCTCTCGGGGTTTATGGTAAGCCGCGAGTCGCCCATGATGATTTTTGTATTTACATCCGTATTCCTTTTGTTTATCTCCGGAATTTCGTGGCCGATGCATTCGATCCCTTCTTTCTGGAAAGCCACAGGATATCTGTTTCCTTCCACTCCCGGAATACAGGGATTTGTACGGATCAACACGATGGGAGCAACCCTGAATGAAGTCTCCGCCGAATACAAACTATTGTGGATACAAGCTGGCGTTTATTTTCTGACAGCCTGTTTGGTCTACCGCTACCAGATTATACGGAGCAGAAAGCTGGTACATCTGCAATATAGTAACATGAAATCGAAACAAGAGACTAAAGAATAA
- a CDS encoding family 16 glycoside hydrolase: MKCLSLFSLGLIITVFTSCNQPQSGSLFDGKDSGKWNVSGQVSVQENALTLSGADAMAVLKKGNYKDFELSMELMTTTGGKGAVCFHTDVTGSKGYKVAINNDIEDSVWWKMSGSLLSVRNLTKSFVKENEWFTMNIKVEGKAISVQINDAPVVEYIEPAAPYRTEANAGAVLSEGLFALVSSGTGSIHFKKIEVNVLDSKSIDLQAQQAEATDEQTDEIIKLHQADFPVLDYHVHLKGGLTKEMAAIQSRKTGINYVIAPNCGIGFPITNDAEITAYLDTMRTQPFILAMQGEGREWVTTFSSEARNEFDFVFTDAMTFTDSKGRRTRLWVPEEVWIENEEQYMDLIVEKICGVLEEPVNVYVNPTFLPASMADRYDQFWTEARMQKVIDALVKSGKALEINELYNIPSKAFILKAKAAGIKFTFGSNNITKEVTKLEYSIKMAKECGITPQDMYRPNIKI, from the coding sequence ATGAAATGTTTATCTCTCTTCTCTTTAGGACTAATAATCACTGTGTTTACATCCTGCAACCAACCGCAGAGCGGCTCCCTATTTGACGGAAAAGACAGTGGTAAGTGGAACGTATCCGGACAAGTTTCCGTACAGGAAAATGCCCTTACCCTTTCGGGAGCAGATGCCATGGCTGTTCTTAAAAAAGGAAATTACAAAGATTTTGAACTGAGTATGGAACTTATGACCACCACCGGAGGTAAAGGTGCGGTATGCTTCCATACGGACGTAACAGGATCAAAAGGCTACAAAGTGGCGATCAACAACGACATCGAAGATTCAGTCTGGTGGAAAATGAGCGGCAGCTTGCTGTCTGTCAGAAACCTTACCAAAAGCTTCGTAAAGGAAAACGAATGGTTTACCATGAATATCAAGGTGGAAGGCAAAGCCATCTCTGTTCAGATTAACGATGCACCCGTTGTCGAGTATATTGAACCAGCTGCCCCTTACCGTACGGAAGCCAATGCCGGAGCTGTACTGTCGGAAGGACTTTTCGCCCTTGTTAGTTCGGGTACAGGAAGCATTCATTTCAAAAAGATAGAAGTAAATGTACTCGATTCTAAATCAATTGATCTTCAGGCTCAGCAAGCTGAGGCAACGGACGAACAAACGGACGAAATCATCAAGCTTCATCAGGCCGATTTTCCTGTATTGGATTATCATGTTCATTTAAAGGGTGGCTTAACGAAAGAAATGGCAGCCATTCAATCTCGTAAAACAGGTATCAACTATGTAATTGCGCCTAATTGCGGTATTGGATTCCCGATCACCAACGATGCGGAAATTACGGCTTACCTAGACACCATGCGCACGCAGCCTTTCATACTTGCCATGCAGGGCGAAGGACGCGAATGGGTAACAACCTTTTCCAGCGAGGCGCGTAACGAATTCGACTTTGTGTTTACTGATGCGATGACCTTTACCGACAGCAAAGGAAGACGTACCCGCTTGTGGGTACCCGAAGAGGTATGGATTGAAAACGAAGAACAATATATGGACCTGATTGTGGAAAAGATTTGCGGCGTACTGGAAGAACCGGTTAACGTGTATGTAAATCCAACATTTCTTCCGGCATCCATGGCAGATCGTTACGACCAGTTCTGGACAGAAGCTCGCATGCAAAAAGTAATTGACGCACTGGTAAAATCAGGGAAAGCGCTCGAAATAAACGAACTTTACAATATACCGAGCAAAGCTTTTATCCTAAAGGCCAAAGCCGCAGGGATAAAATTCACCTTTGGCAGCAACAACATAACCAAGGAAGTTACCAAGCTTGAATACAGTATCAAGATGGCTAAAGAATGCGGTATCACTCCACAGGATATGTACAGACCGAATATTAAGATTTAA
- a CDS encoding sugar phosphate isomerase/epimerase yields the protein MQNRRDFLKHASMLVAGGLVAPQILSACAGGASKNIGLQLYSLRDLVKESGIQVVLETVSKMGYKNLETAGYDNGKVYGLAPAEFKKMVTDLGMKCTSAHLGQAFTKEKEAEVMAWWDQAIEAHNELGVKYMVQPFMPVNDQTTLDDLKMYCDYFNTVGYKTASASIAFGYHNHDFEFRKIEDQLIYDFLLKTVSKNHVFFELDVYWCMMGGQDPAKYLKDYAGQFKAVHIKDEKEIGASGKMDFKPIFDQMNTNNIKDWYVEVEQYTNNDPVASVQQSFDFLNKAEYVK from the coding sequence ATGCAAAACAGACGTGACTTTTTGAAGCATGCATCTATGCTGGTTGCCGGAGGTTTGGTCGCTCCTCAAATTTTATCTGCTTGTGCAGGCGGTGCCTCAAAGAACATTGGTTTACAACTTTATTCATTAAGAGATCTTGTAAAGGAATCTGGTATCCAGGTTGTGTTGGAAACCGTTTCGAAAATGGGTTATAAGAACCTTGAAACTGCCGGTTACGACAATGGTAAAGTTTACGGTCTAGCTCCTGCAGAATTCAAAAAGATGGTTACTGATCTGGGTATGAAGTGTACCAGCGCTCACCTTGGACAAGCATTTACAAAAGAAAAAGAAGCTGAAGTTATGGCTTGGTGGGATCAGGCAATTGAAGCCCACAACGAACTAGGCGTTAAATATATGGTTCAGCCGTTTATGCCTGTAAACGACCAGACTACACTGGATGACCTGAAGATGTATTGCGATTATTTCAATACAGTAGGTTACAAGACAGCTTCTGCAAGCATCGCTTTTGGTTATCATAACCACGACTTCGAATTCCGTAAGATTGAAGATCAGTTGATTTATGACTTCTTGTTGAAGACAGTAAGCAAAAATCATGTATTCTTCGAATTAGACGTTTACTGGTGTATGATGGGTGGTCAGGATCCTGCTAAGTATTTGAAAGATTACGCAGGCCAATTCAAAGCTGTTCACATCAAGGACGAAAAAGAAATTGGTGCAAGCGGCAAGATGGACTTCAAGCCTATCTTCGATCAGATGAATACCAACAACATAAAAGACTGGTATGTAGAAGTAGAACAGTATACAAACAACGATCCTGTTGCTAGTGTACAACAGAGCTTCGACTTCCTGAACAAAGCCGAATACGTAAAGTAA
- a CDS encoding radical SAM-associated putative lipoprotein — protein sequence MKRLNRAYIKGTNWALSGLLSLLGFSCDDGGGGGMAEYGTPMATYTVKGKVVTDKGTAIPQLQVIVPSEEYVPHSDTLTTNAQGEFTLNNTIFPPASDLTLKIMTTDIDGAANGGNFAPDTSSVTIKREDLKDGDGHWYVGHAEKKITITLKEKKTE from the coding sequence ATGAAAAGATTAAATCGTGCATACATAAAAGGGACTAACTGGGCACTAAGTGGTTTACTTTCGTTGTTGGGTTTTTCGTGCGATGATGGCGGTGGAGGCGGAATGGCGGAATATGGAACACCAATGGCGACCTATACCGTTAAAGGGAAAGTCGTTACCGACAAAGGAACTGCTATTCCTCAGTTACAGGTAATTGTTCCTTCAGAAGAGTACGTTCCCCATTCGGACACCCTTACCACCAATGCGCAGGGAGAATTCACATTGAATAATACGATATTCCCTCCGGCAAGCGATCTTACATTAAAGATTATGACGACAGACATAGACGGTGCTGCCAACGGCGGAAACTTTGCTCCGGACACATCAAGTGTTACCATCAAACGAGAGGACCTGAAAGACGGCGACGGTCACTGGTACGTAGGGCATGCCGAAAAGAAGATTACCATTACCCTTAAAGAGAAAAAGACTGAATAG
- a CDS encoding M1 family aminopeptidase yields the protein MKPGVSLQLAELRKQEITGLKYKLSFRIPEQKSEEVSGEVILDFSYDRNKLRKTPGFGGLLLDCRITPDKIRLVRANGKEIKGQVVNEHIIIPESAVRRGSNQIVIQFVAEDQSLNRNDEYLYTLLVPDRARTLFPCFEQPDLKAEFTLQLEVPARWTAVSNTAIREEKVTDNRKTIFFAPTEPLSTYLFSFVAGRLNRTEHSEGGRTIAAYHRETDPNKLAQLDTIFHQVFASIKWMEEYTGIPYPFAKYDLIILPGFQYGGMEHTGATLYNDRRMFLDEHPTPDEELGRTQLIAHETAHMWFGDLVTMAWFNDVWTKEVFANYFAASITEPLFPKVNYRLTNLRTFNAASLGEDRTPGTTAIRQPLDNLGNAGLIYGQIIYNKAPIVMEKLVELMGKEAYQSGIRAYLKTYAYGNATWDDLIAILDSKTDADLKLFSEVWVNQKGMPEIDTELIGNRLLVRQRDPLGRGLSWPQRFMVTLCGEKESVVEINLTDSLLEVPLDFYPDYVLPNTDGRGYGRFLLSGKAANHTLANWSAEKNEVTRLSLLMTIYENYLAKHLPASVVADALIKGLPLEKNPLIASAVIGYLSSCADELNGDARSLIEQKMYALSQTHSLPSSRQQLFRAVNSLVVSPEVIQSLYGVWDQGKSELLSERDFMTLSYELALRMPDKSQSILDRQRERITNPDRIREFEFIARALDPDTAKLDKLFQSLLIPANRRMEPWTQSVLYYLNHPLREDHSVKYIRPALEALTDVQRTGDIFFPRGWVGALLGGHRSPAAYNEVQRFLTEHPDYQPLLKNKILQAAYPLFRRNEK from the coding sequence ATGAAACCCGGTGTATCGCTCCAGCTTGCCGAATTACGCAAACAGGAGATTACCGGATTGAAGTATAAACTCAGCTTCCGCATACCGGAGCAAAAGAGCGAAGAAGTATCCGGAGAAGTCATTTTGGATTTCTCTTACGACCGAAACAAACTAAGGAAAACACCTGGATTTGGGGGATTACTGCTTGATTGCCGTATCACTCCCGATAAGATACGCCTGGTCCGGGCCAATGGCAAAGAGATAAAAGGGCAGGTTGTAAACGAGCATATTATTATTCCGGAATCGGCTGTAAGGAGAGGGAGCAACCAGATTGTTATTCAATTTGTTGCCGAGGATCAGTCGCTGAACCGAAACGACGAATACCTCTATACGTTGCTGGTGCCTGATCGGGCCCGTACTCTTTTCCCTTGTTTCGAACAACCCGACCTGAAAGCCGAATTTACCTTGCAATTGGAAGTCCCCGCCAGGTGGACAGCTGTTTCGAATACAGCTATCCGCGAGGAGAAGGTAACTGATAACAGGAAAACTATCTTTTTTGCACCCACCGAACCACTTAGCACTTACCTGTTTTCGTTTGTTGCCGGACGATTGAATCGGACAGAACATTCGGAAGGCGGACGAACCATAGCGGCTTATCACCGGGAAACGGATCCGAATAAGCTGGCTCAGCTGGATACGATCTTCCACCAGGTATTCGCTTCCATAAAATGGATGGAGGAATATACGGGTATACCGTACCCGTTTGCTAAATACGACCTGATTATTCTCCCCGGATTTCAGTACGGGGGTATGGAACATACAGGGGCCACCCTTTACAACGACCGCCGGATGTTTCTGGATGAGCATCCTACACCTGACGAAGAGTTGGGGCGCACGCAGCTGATTGCTCACGAGACAGCACATATGTGGTTTGGCGATCTGGTAACCATGGCTTGGTTTAATGATGTATGGACCAAAGAGGTATTTGCCAATTACTTTGCCGCAAGTATTACCGAACCACTTTTTCCGAAGGTGAATTACCGGCTGACTAACTTGCGTACGTTTAATGCTGCCTCATTGGGTGAAGATCGTACGCCGGGAACAACCGCTATTCGTCAGCCGCTGGATAATCTTGGCAACGCCGGACTTATCTACGGGCAGATTATCTATAACAAGGCTCCGATCGTAATGGAAAAGCTTGTGGAGTTAATGGGGAAGGAGGCTTACCAAAGCGGTATCCGCGCCTATTTGAAAACCTATGCCTACGGGAATGCTACCTGGGACGATCTGATTGCTATTCTGGACAGTAAAACAGATGCCGACCTGAAGTTATTCAGCGAAGTGTGGGTAAATCAGAAAGGGATGCCTGAAATTGATACGGAGCTTATTGGTAACCGCCTGTTGGTCCGTCAGAGGGATCCGCTGGGACGAGGTCTAAGTTGGCCGCAACGTTTTATGGTTACACTTTGTGGCGAAAAGGAGTCTGTTGTAGAAATAAACCTTACAGATAGCTTGCTTGAGGTGCCTCTCGATTTTTACCCCGATTATGTTTTACCAAATACCGATGGCCGTGGTTACGGTCGCTTTCTCCTTTCCGGGAAAGCAGCCAACCATACCCTGGCGAACTGGTCTGCCGAAAAGAACGAAGTAACCCGCCTTTCGTTACTTATGACGATTTACGAAAACTACCTGGCTAAGCATTTGCCGGCCAGTGTTGTGGCAGATGCCCTGATAAAAGGATTGCCTTTAGAAAAGAATCCGCTGATAGCATCGGCTGTTATTGGCTATCTAAGCAGTTGTGCCGATGAATTGAATGGAGACGCGCGTTCTTTAATCGAACAAAAGATGTACGCGCTTAGTCAGACCCACTCGCTTCCTTCATCAAGGCAGCAATTGTTTCGTGCGGTAAACAGTCTGGTTGTTTCGCCGGAGGTTATTCAATCGCTTTACGGCGTATGGGATCAAGGGAAAAGCGAGCTATTGAGTGAGCGGGATTTTATGACACTCTCATACGAGCTGGCTCTCCGGATGCCTGATAAGAGTCAGTCCATACTTGACAGACAAAGGGAACGGATTACGAACCCTGACCGTATCCGTGAGTTTGAATTTATCGCTCGCGCGCTTGATCCGGATACTGCCAAACTGGATAAACTGTTTCAATCATTACTGATACCAGCCAACAGGCGTATGGAACCCTGGACCCAATCTGTTCTTTACTATCTGAATCATCCCCTGCGTGAGGACCATTCGGTCAAGTATATTCGTCCGGCTCTGGAAGCGTTGACGGATGTGCAACGAACCGGCGATATCTTTTTCCCCAGAGGATGGGTGGGCGCATTACTTGGAGGTCACCGTAGCCCGGCTGCTTACAATGAAGTGCAGCGTTTTCTGACAGAACATCCGGACTATCAGCCTTTATTGAAAAATAAGATACTGCAAGCGGCTTATCCGCTGTTCCGACGGAACGAGAAATAA
- a CDS encoding MFS transporter, giving the protein MNQFKDNAVTGTSFGILLALSFSHLANDTLQSVISAVYPLLKESLALSFAQIGIITLVYQISASVFQPVVGYYLDKKPNPWFLPVGMTFTMTGLTTLAFAHTILLTIVAVFLVGIGSSILHPEASRLTSIASGGKRGMAQSLFQVGGNLGGSFGPLLVALIIAPYGQKHIALFSILSVVCILVMIPVCKWYKKKLKEMKAGRGPIQPIKHLAISRPKLILSLVVLLILIFSKYVYMASLTNYYTFYLIEKFGVSVQHSQFYLFGFLFAIALGTLAGGPIGDRVGRKYVIWVSILGAAPFSLMMPYADLQWTCILSLIIGLILSSAFSAILVYAQELLPMKLGLISGMFFGLAFGIAGISAAIMGNVADEKGIEYIYHIVSFMPLLGIVTYFLPNIKRKV; this is encoded by the coding sequence ATGAATCAGTTCAAAGATAATGCGGTAACCGGAACCTCTTTCGGTATATTGTTGGCCCTTAGTTTTTCTCACCTGGCAAACGACACGTTACAGTCTGTAATCTCGGCGGTTTATCCCCTGTTGAAAGAGAGTCTGGCGCTCAGCTTTGCTCAGATTGGTATAATTACGCTTGTCTACCAGATATCGGCTTCGGTATTTCAGCCTGTTGTTGGTTATTACCTGGATAAAAAACCGAATCCGTGGTTTCTTCCCGTGGGTATGACTTTTACGATGACAGGTTTAACTACGCTTGCTTTTGCCCATACGATACTTCTCACGATAGTGGCCGTGTTTTTGGTTGGTATTGGCTCATCAATCCTTCATCCCGAGGCTTCCCGGCTAACTTCCATTGCATCGGGGGGAAAGAGGGGAATGGCACAGTCGCTTTTCCAGGTTGGGGGTAATCTGGGTGGTTCTTTCGGACCATTATTGGTGGCTCTTATTATTGCACCATACGGACAAAAACATATCGCGCTGTTTTCCATATTGTCGGTTGTTTGTATCCTTGTTATGATTCCCGTTTGCAAGTGGTATAAAAAGAAACTGAAAGAAATGAAGGCGGGCAGAGGTCCCATACAACCCATTAAGCATTTGGCCATATCCCGACCTAAACTGATCCTTTCGTTGGTTGTTTTGCTTATCTTGATTTTCTCGAAGTATGTGTATATGGCGAGTCTTACTAATTATTATACGTTCTACCTGATCGAAAAGTTTGGCGTATCGGTTCAGCATTCGCAGTTCTACCTGTTCGGATTCCTTTTCGCAATTGCACTTGGAACACTGGCTGGCGGTCCGATTGGCGACAGGGTAGGGCGTAAGTATGTGATTTGGGTATCCATTCTTGGCGCGGCCCCTTTCAGTTTAATGATGCCCTATGCCGATTTGCAGTGGACCTGCATACTGAGTCTGATTATCGGGTTGATACTTTCGTCTGCTTTCTCGGCAATTCTGGTATATGCACAGGAATTGTTGCCTATGAAGCTGGGTTTGATCTCCGGCATGTTCTTTGGTCTTGCTTTTGGAATTGCCGGTATATCTGCCGCAATCATGGGAAACGTAGCCGATGAGAAGGGTATCGAATATATCTATCACATCGTTTCATTCATGCCTTTACTCGGAATTGTAACCTATTTCCTCCCCAATATCAAGAGAAAAGTGTAA
- a CDS encoding YqiA/YcfP family alpha/beta fold hydrolase, with amino-acid sequence MKILYVHGLSSSGASSTVSSLKRLLTAEDTVIAPDLPFDPEEAMALLTKLCKKEQPDIIVGTSMGGMFAQKLRGYTKLLINPAFHVSEFMKKNIGILPFLNPRKDGATQFEITEKLCACYEQLESAQFINLDDFEKNNTFGLFGKNDTLVNCSDEFMQNYRFIRWFDGEHRLTTENVQNDVIPYIQHILNRVSEK; translated from the coding sequence ATGAAAATTTTGTACGTTCACGGACTATCTTCATCAGGAGCATCTTCTACAGTTAGTAGTCTGAAAAGATTACTAACGGCAGAGGATACAGTGATTGCTCCAGACCTGCCATTCGATCCAGAGGAGGCAATGGCATTACTGACCAAACTATGCAAAAAGGAGCAACCTGATATTATTGTTGGGACTTCAATGGGTGGAATGTTTGCACAAAAGCTTCGGGGCTATACTAAGCTGCTAATAAATCCGGCATTTCATGTTTCTGAATTTATGAAAAAGAATATTGGTATACTTCCTTTTCTTAATCCTCGCAAAGATGGAGCTACACAGTTTGAAATTACGGAAAAGCTTTGTGCCTGTTATGAGCAACTGGAAAGTGCTCAGTTCATAAATCTGGATGATTTTGAAAAGAATAACACTTTTGGACTATTCGGAAAGAATGACACGCTGGTAAATTGTTCCGATGAGTTCATGCAAAACTATCGGTTTATCCGCTGGTTTGATGGGGAACACCGGCTGACTACCGAAAATGTTCAGAACGATGTAATTCCTTATATTCAACATATATTGAATAGAGTCTCTGAGAAGTAG